The sequence TCCTCACTGGCGCTCATTTTATCTCTTTTGCTTGAAAATTGCCGCTCCAAATCCAAAGACGTGCACTGACTATCTATCTGATCTGCCGCCTTGTTGCACATCACTAtatcacattatatatatatatatatatatatatatatatatatatatatatatatatatatatatatatatatatataaataaataaatctggagattgtgcaGTTATTTTattccagagctgtgtgtgtttataaaagataaaataaactataaatttCAATACAATATTCAATATCataatacagtaatcccccgctaTATCGCGGTACATATATTGCGGATTTTCATTTGGAACATCGCAGTATGtgcggattttcccggtatatcgcagtatccacaaaccttttagtgaattgtttttatgttgaaataaggtaatttattaataaaaatacaattattaattacaaaatataaacattcattaaaatgaagtaaaatgttaatatataaaatactgtttagcGTATTTACTCAAGTGAGCGCGGTGCGgagatgctgaaaatcaaaatacagcacggctggaggaacgagtctagccaatcggaatgccccatttaATTACTGTTGTGACTGGGTACTGGCAAtgtgtgcagttggggaaagggaagcagaattcttcAGCATCCCAGTTTTTCGCATGTCACTGTCCcgggtgttttgttttgttctgtgtacgctgtatttttacggtttttctgcaagccctattttgtcgcccaaacgctctgcaccttctaagtcTTCTGGCAGggaatatacatacatacagtactcactataaatgtgatatttctatgaatttacccaaaattcatctcgctaaatgcttgcaaatgttttgtgtgtgtgtttaaagagtgtgggagggtcattttacggcttaaacaatttaaaaaaagcatttgggggtggcatCCGTGTATCGCGGATTTTCGTTTATCACGGGTGggttttggaacgtaaccccTGTGATAAACGGGGGATTCTGTATTCTATTTTATTAGCATCTCAACTTGTCCAAACCGTTCCCTGTGTTCATTTGGATTTGGTCCACTTCAACATCTGCATTGAATCTGCAAGATTCatttagttgtttattttctgcccCCTACTGAATATGCTCACATTACACCCAAACATGAAAGTATATGCCAGTGTGACTGCTTGTGCACTACTCCCTCACAAACACGCGGAGGAATTAATAGAAACTAGCGAAAAGAAACCAAATACGAGAAATTATGCTTGCTCTGCGCATTCATCTCCCAGCACACAGTGCCGCATTAAGCAGAACAGATTGGAaatttgaataataattttGCCTGAAACGCTCATCAGTATTCCGTCTGGAATTTTGGGATTTCATCAACACACATGACAGGAGCCCAAACCAGAACAGAAGATTTCAGCTTCAAGAACACTGTTGCAAAAGGCAGATGTGTCACAAATGAGGAAAGTTATTTGCTTGCTATGCTTGCCTGCAGTGCGAACGTAGTCAAAAATACATCTCAGTCCCTCAAAAGGATTCTGCGATCACAGAAATTACCATAAAAATCAAGCAACGTACAAGAAAGTTGTAGGAGTttctgtgtcattttttttaaaaattacaccGATTttgcagatttgggccaagacacTTAGTGTAACGTCATCACAACATGAATTTAGCAAACGTCCTAATCCATTCATATACGCCAAACATGAGCACGAGCTATCACAGACAGCAATTACATGTGTATTCACAGGCAGtaatttaaaagaagaatcccaTGCTTATTTTGATCAATTCAAGTAATTTTAAAAGACGTTGATCGCAAATTTGCAGCAAAATAAAGtatttttggccacaacaatcacaaaaaaataactGCATTTTAATGTGTAAAATGTTCACAATGTTGAAGAAGGAAAAGCATTTTGTACAGTACTGAGTTTGACGtcctgttattataataatccaTAGCATAAACCCTTCTTGATTAAAGCTCATGCAATTCGGTCCAGGAATCTCAATTCCCTGATCACTGAAAGGAACAATCACTGTTCTGTCAACAGAGCCTTCTCTTTATGAATAATGCTGCGCAGAGTTTGAATTAGAAACataaataccacacacacacacacacacacacacacacaatacagttacAACAAAAATGTTCTAATGTGAAACATAAACCAAGTGCCATACAAAACCAAACAATACTCACAATGTAGAACttctgcctctctttctgtAGCTTCAGTATCTCCTCTACGGTCAGCTCCTCCACGGTACGTTTCAGCAGGATGAAATTGCATGTAGGAGAGTGAGACTTGTGTTCCTTgctgaaagaagaaaataaatcaatgacCACTCGACAGATGGTTTGCTTTCGCGTCCTGTTACGTTTTACCTGCACACAAAATTGCTTTTATGTGGTAATGTTTAGGCCATGCTTCAGTTTTCAGTTTCCCCATGTGTTAAAAATGACATTAAGCAACGTGTACACTGTCTGACCCATGAACTCAACCATCAGATGAAATGCATATCAATATCACAAGATACTCAGCTTCAGGAGTCATTCGAAGCTGAGACAAAGAGAACCGCTGGAAAACACTTTCACTCATTATACAACTAACAGCAGAACCACACGCTTTGTAGAACTTTCTAGCATGCTGTCTATCTTAATGTGACTGAGTAAGCAATCTAACTATATTTCTAACTAGCTATGTTTCAACAACAGCCacctaatattttatttaatcaggaAATATCAGAAATATTCACTGGACCTGCATCCAGAAGCTTTCGTAACACTGGGGCAGAGTCGCAGCTGCACAAAGGTTTGATTTCATTATAATGGCTGTATGGCTTTCCAAAGTGTTCTTCTCATAGTgatgaagaaacaaaaaaggacCAAATGGGCAAGGACCTATTGTTTTCAAAGtgcaaaataattaaataacttttttttgtagaGCAACACAGAGTGCTCTGTATGAGCTACATGGAGCAATGGCTCAAACTATGAAAGCATATTTCTATTGCTTTATGATTTTGATAGTGGAGTTCCATGTAGTTCTGGCCAGCAAATGCCAGGTCCCAGGCCCTAGGCCCTGCCATACACTCAGTCACAGGCGGCCAGAAGAGGGCACGTGTGATAATGCAACGCTAACTATCAcaacaggaaagaaacagaagaagagaTCTGCTACACACCAATCCAAAACAAGAGTGAGAagttcacacaacacacaagagCTCGAAGACCCACCTGCTTATTTTAAATCTGTAGTGCGAGAAAGTTTCGAGTTTCctgtgaagaagaaaaggagagcGAGTCGTAGATAATGGTGTGTCGGGGTGGTAAGGCAGCTGTACGGTACGTAAGTGGAAATACGACCAAAATGCTAACACATATCAGATGACATCATCCAGATGTGTCGGTCACCGGAGTTAGGCAGAAAAAGACTACAGTAGTGCAACAACTAATCCCTGCAGCCTTTAGATGTGAGAGCAGACAGGACCAAAGCTATTACGGAGGCAATTGGCATACACATTTCATCTGCAATGCGCCCATATACAGTAGTAGAGGATCCCGGCTTCAAGTATTTATTAAATCTGCTCGAGCCACGTTACACTGTCCTATCTCTTGCGCACATAAGCCAGTCCGTGGTCCCTTCTCTATACACACGCACGAGAGCAGTGATTGAACGCAAGTTGTCCACTGCACCCGCTGTCCCATTAACAACAGATGGATGGACCTCCCGTGCTATCTCACAGTGACAGCGCACATCATCAACTCTGAGTGGGGAAATGAAAAGCCCAGTGTTACAAATGAGGCCAGTGTATGAACAGCACACAAGCACTCAGCTAGCTGAGAAGCTCCAAGAGGCAGTAGCAGAGTGGAAACTTAAGCCTGTTGCAGTGACCACTGACAATGCAAAAAAACATTGTTAATGCTGTCAGTGACGCAGGACTGGGTCCACATATTGGATGCTTTGCCCATACATTGAACTTGGCATCGGAGAAAGGAATGGCAGTCAGCCACGTATCTCGACTGCtgggaaaaataagaaaatctgTTGGCTTTTTCCACTGCAGCTCAGTGGCTACCTATATATTGAAGACAAAGCAGAAGATGCTTAACTTGCCAATATATTGTTTAATACATGACATGCCCACACGCTGGAACTCCAGCTATGAGATGGTTGAGCGGTATCTTGAACAAAAATCTGCTGTTTACTCAGCTCTAACAGAAAGAGCCCAATCTGACTGACCATGAGCTGAGCATCGCAGAGAGGAAGATTGAGATTATGAAGCCTCTGAAGATGGTCACAACAATGCTGAGCACTGAAACAACACCTTGAGTTTCCATGATCTTACCATTTCAatcaatgaaacaaaatgatgtTGATATTCCCACTGCCAGGGAAATCAAACAAGCCATCAGTGAAAATCTGCACATGAGGTATTCTTCAGACCCTGGTCTTGAGGACTTCCTTCACAAGTGCACTGCACTTGATCCACATTTCAAGACACTTCCTCATCTTGACCCAGCCTATCAACAGAGAATCTATGAAGATATCCTCATCACAGAAGTTCCGAGCACAGCACAACAGGTACAGTATGTATAATTTACtatctttatattttctttcatgACAACATATTAATGTTGTTACAATGTTCACTGAACTCACTAATTAGCCTTTTCTGTCATCTTACTGCAGGGTGAGACTACAGAGCCCAGTCCATCAACTTCATCAGAGCCCAGTCCATCAACTTCATCAGAGCCCAGTCCATCAACTTCATCAGAGCCCAGTCCATCAACTTCATCAGAGCCCAGTCCATCAACTTCATCAGAGCCCAGTCCATCAACTTCATCAGAGCCCAGTCCATCAACTTCATCAGAGCCCAGTCCATCAACTTCATCAGAGCCCAGTCCATCAACTTCATCAGAGCCCAGTCCATCAACTTCATCAGAGCCCAGTCCATCGACAGCAGAGTCAGAGGCAGCACCTTCCCCTCCACTCTTGGCCCACTCTTCAAAACTGTTAAAAAGTACCAACCTGATTTGCAGCAGCAGTTGATGGATGAAGTGTACACCTACATGACAAAAGGAGTGCATCTCAATTGATTCCACCAATCTACTTGCCTGGTGGAAGGCTCAAGACTCTGTATATCCAAATCTAGCCAACCTGACAAAGCGTTACCTGGCAATACCTGCAAACTCAGTCAAGGGAGAGGGTTTTCGCAATGGCAGGTGACATTATTACCACCACACGATCTTCACTCACTATGTGACGATGTGGAcaaatgtctttatggaccctgctttgtgcactggtgtgcagtcatgttggaacaggaagcagccatcctcaaactgttcccacaaagttgggagcatgaaattgtccaaaatgtattCTGAAGCATTTCACTGGAatgctttcactggaactaaggggccaagcccaacccttgaatttaatgatttgaagggtgtcccaaaacatttagtTGCTGAATGACATCTGTTCCAACATCGCCTCTGCAAATTGTtcataataaatagaaatatactGTGCTCTATATAAACACAAGCCGAGGTGCATCATCACGTGCAGCAATTCAACTGATTATTGCACTGTGGCTCCTAAATCGGAAGTGTATTGATTCATACTGAGTTGTGATGCTCCCGAGGAATCCCAATCCTGTGAATATAACAGATGCTCATCAGGTTGTGCCGGATTGAAGCACAGCCCTAGAACCGATCGAGTTCTATACAGACTATTGTGACAACAAAAATCTACAAGCACGTGCAGAAAGACTTGAGGTGACTTACAGAGGATCATCCTCAGGCTCCCAGCCCTCCAGCTCCTTATAGCAGAAAAAGCACTGGGCCACATCTGGACTGTTCTCAGTGGGTGTGTGGATAAAACCAGCTTTGGCCATCTGGAAAGTGTAGATACATAAAGGAAAGGATCGTTTCTTCGTAGTTACATATATAGATTTAAACCAGAATACTGTTCATCTTCCTTCTTTACCCCTATTTCAGTATAGCACTTCGAGCTCGTGCACATTTCGGACACTTATTTAGACACTGGGCATTAtaactaatatatatttttacatgattTAACATGTATTTTCGATATTCGCCCTAACATTTGAGCACAGTTAAGCAAATTCTGGCTCATATTCTATTTAGTCACAGCATTATCCATGTAAAATAACGCTAAACATAACGCTACTTACATTTTCCGAAGTGCACGCGCAGTCCTCATCAAACGGCCACCCTGAATAAGTAGCTATTCTGTTCTCGtaaaagtacatttttaaatCTTCCTGCATGGCCTCCATATTtcaaaaaaaagtaataaaaaaataaagaaggtgCCAAATTAGAAGTTCCGTCTCAATGTTTATGAAAAACCAAGTTAGCACAACAACCAGCTAACGTCAGCAAGCTATCACTTTTGAATTTAGGGTGCAGTAGAGACGTCCCCTCAGATTGGTCGAGATGTCGCCGGTTTAAACGTCATCACGTAAGGCCGCTGCTAAACTCCAGCAAAGCGTAAAAGTCTTGTATATGttttcaaaaagaaaatgaaacgtttttaaaaagattaataAATCAAACTGCTTTTCCAAAGTCtgtctttttaataaaaaaataaatgtatgatgTTCTTCCATATATCATTTATTAGACTTAATATAAAAGTACTTTTATTAGTAATTATTCAACACATGATGGCTGATTGGTGGGACCTTAGAGCTTTTTATTACTGAAATTTCAATCAAGACAACACATCAGgtatatttgtttgtattaaacCTTTTCAATACAGGTAAGGCTTTACTAACTAAACACATAATAATTACATCAccattagtagtagtaatgtgCGATTTCCACCACTGCAACAAAAATGTGGACCTTTGACAACCAATGGTCTAAAAATGACCCCACGCTCTCGTTTATTTTAGGAAACCtttttcagaaatgtttcaAATACATTCAGGATGTTATGACGCAATAAAGATTCTCCATGTTGTAGCCCTTaagcaataaacacaataaagaaATCATATTACTGAAATTCTTCATTTGCTAGCTATATTAATGCTGTGGGATTTCTAATGACAAGCTCTAATGCCTACTTCATCTATAGATAAGCATTCAGTCAAAATTAGGATGGTATACAGCACAACATGTACCGCAATGAGCTCAAGTTGTTGGCTCGGCCGTCAGTGGGAtgttggacaaacaagtctcATCCACAGAAGCCCCaacttgcaacttacaggaacTTAAAGGACCTGTTGCttatgtcttggtgccagataccacagcacacggatcttgtggagtccatgcttcgacACATCTGAGCTGTTTTGGTGGTAGAGGGGTGCCTATACAATATTATGCAAGTGGTGCATTATCAATCATTGCTTAGAATTACACATGCTTTAATACCACATTAAAAAACATGGCACTAGATGCAGATTATAGCAGCAACATCCAATTTTTTCATGTTCAGACTGATTTGTCTCAAGCTGTGGCTTCACTGCTCATGTACAATCGATATAAAAGCTAATTAAAGCCTTGATTTATTAGTTGGATGGGATTATTAAACAGcaactaataacacactgaaatTTTAGGGGTACATCTGCACAAGTTGGAGTGGTCACTGAATACAGATGCTGCCTATCAAAAGAAGCAGAGCTGGCTATTTTCCCCAAGGAGACTCAGGTCCATCACTAAGATGCTGCACACGTTTTGGCAGTTTGTGGAGGCAAATGTACTTTTCATATGCTGCCGTCTGCTAGGGAGGCAGAACGAAGCACAAAGATGTAAGACGGCTAGATAAACTGGTGAAATAGCCTGGCTCAGTGGATGGAAGGAGTCTGGATTTGCTTGGAGGCTGTGGTGAAGAGATGCACACTGAAGAAGGTGGAGGCCATCCTGGATAATACAGATAATCCCCTTTACAACTACCTGACTGAGCAGAGAAGCAGCTGTAAAAGGAGACTCACCTCACTGCGCTGTAGGACAGAACATTTAAGAATATACTTCCCTACTATATAGGATATACAACACCTTCACCAATGGTAAACTGgaaataatattaatgtaaatattctaGTAATACTTActgatattgtaaatattttatcaaTGAAGACATACAAAGAATTAAAGAATTTCCTAAAATGGGAACTATTTCTGATTCTGATGGGTttgtccccttagttccagtgaaaggaactcttaatgcttcagtaggccccttcctgttcctacatgactgtacactagtgcacaaagcaaggtccataaagacatggataagcgagtttggtgtggaggaacttcacagagtcctgacctcaacccgatagagcacctttgagatgaattagagtggagactctgagccgttccaaaactgggacgtctgcctttacacgTATATgagtttaatatggagttggcccactcattgcagctataacagctatcTGTAGAGCTTGAAGCTAACAATCCCACAGCACTAACATAGCCTTCTGCTAGATTCAGCTCTGATTTGTGACATTAATTAATTCTCCCAcatttaagagtgtgtttatgttcttGACAACGAAAAGTGCATTTAGTAAACTGATATTCCCAAAATACAGTTGTataactttattacagaatCATAAAGGAAATTGAAGGAAATATTTGCTTCTAATCACTTTCCACTGACTTATGACCGTTTGCTACACTTTTTATCTCTgactctctgtgttttatatatatatatatatatatatatatatatatatatatatatatatatatatatatatatatatatatatatatatatatatatatatatatatatatgctgaatatactgtatttctCCCTCTTTGTCTCAGAAGGATCTTAAAACACAGGTCGGAGATGACCACTGTGCTACGTTCACACATCTGGTGATTTTAATGCTGCAAGCCACCAATATGCATCcttactggttgccatagtaacggTTCTCACTTGGGTGGCAAAACTAGCATTCTACTTaacaacaaatcagttttcttgtcCTCACTCCAATTTATAGTTGCTGCACCAAATCACTCCATATTTGCAAAAATTAAACTTGTCTCCACTTTGTTACATCTCTGACCATGCCCACATTTAGTCACAAACAGTCACGGTCACTTGTCGGCCTGAAATCAGCGGCTTTTGCTTGGCGTATGTTTATCTTGTCCCATTCTGTACATAACCTGGCTTCTCAATCTTAAAAGTGAGCTGGTGACAACTTTCAGAAttcatatttttctattattgggtttctttatattattctgtttgacaagtgttttgttttaaaatagtgAACACCCTGAGTTTTCTTCTATCTGCCAGTTCACTAAGAAAAAAGTCCATATCAGTAAATGTATGAAAGTGAAACAAAAAAGGAGCAACTGCTTCATCTCTTTCTTCTTCACAGCATTCGTGCATATTCAAAATTGCATCGATGGCATAAGCTGCTTCTTCAGCTGGCATCGACAGGACTTCAGGCATCTCGACCTTTTGCAGAAAGCGATGCTCGTTTTCTTTGCACCACTGGACAGCTGTTCTTAGAGAATCCATCAGCCtttgtttctgtaaaaaaaaataaaaaataaaataaaataaaaatacaattaaattccTGGCTTCTATTtgacctaataataataatgatagtaatgataataataaataaattattattattattaaccactGAATGCAAAAACTTTCAACAAGCACTTGAAGAAATgattcttcttctcttttttctgccCTTTTAAAAACTTGTCTAATGAGAACATTTCACTGATCCTTTTGTTTTAAGAGCAGTGAGACATGTAATCACCGGTCTAAACTATAAACCATCTTTTAAGATTATTACTTTTCACACAGTATGGGTTGATTATGAACAAAACCCTTGCTGAATTCTAACATGCTGTGCGTAAATCATCTTCATTTCAGATCAAACAATGAAGACTCTGAGTGGTGATTAAAGCAGTACAGTGTTACAGGTCCAATCTTCTGCTAATGTCATCAATCAGCATGATTTGGACCCGCACAGAAAATAGTGTCATTTCTGTTATAGAGGGAAACAATGAGCTTGTGGTTTTCTGTCCATGAGCGTGTTTCGTTTGCATTGCACCACTAGAGTATTTGTAGCTGTTATAGGAGTTCTACATCATCCTCCCATTGGTAGTTTTCAGTTTATACTGAACCATTTATTCAGCTTGATTTAGCTACACTGGGAGACAGAATTCTGTTGAGACTGGTGGTTTTGGAACGAATTCTCAGTGTCATATCAATATGTTTATGAAAATGATCAGATTAAGGCTGCTATgacttttacagcattttttatACACTTGAgggtttagggccttgctcaggggcgcAGAAGCTGCAGCTTGGTGAACTtgggattcaaattcacaaccttctgaacagtaatccaacaccttgaTCACTAAGCCACCAGATCCCATCACTCACCTAAATGCCATCAATACAAGGACCACATCTGGTGATGCAAAAGTCATAACACAAGCTATATTGTTTATGTTTGTCCAACGTGCTCACATTAATGAATAGATCTGCACACATATCCTGTCATACAGTGAGCTGTAAAACTACCATACATGCAACTGGACAGAAAAATATCCTTATTTCCTCAGGTTAACTTTGAAGAATGAGTATTCCATGTTGTCCTCTTTCACTCAGATGTACACCGCTCCAAACCCGTCTTCTTTGCCCTTTAAAccaggggtccccaaccaccGGGCCGTGGACCAGTACCGGGCCATGGATCATTTGGTACCGGGCCACAAATGTACAATAAacttat comes from Hemibagrus wyckioides isolate EC202008001 linkage group LG02, SWU_Hwy_1.0, whole genome shotgun sequence and encodes:
- the LOC131361948 gene encoding baculoviral IAP repeat-containing protein 5-like, with amino-acid sequence MEAMQEDLKMYFYENRIATYSGWPFDEDCACTSENMAKAGFIHTPTENSPDVAQCFFCYKELEGWEPEDDPLKEHKSHSPTCNFILLKRTVEELTVEEILKLQKERQKFYIKKSCKQAIEKFEEAAKSKRGDIIKLAMEG